The DNA segment CCCGGGTACCGCAGGACATCGATAGGCAGGTGGTCTCCGGTCACGCATCCGCGATCCCCGCATTCCCCGCCCTCTCCCGGGTGGGCCTGCGGAACAAATAGGTCGGCGCAGCACTAGGGCCGGCAGATGGTGTAGTTCCTTCGGGGCCCTGGTGCCAGTACGGCACCAGGGCCCCTCCACGCGTTCCACAGAGAGGTGAGATGACAGCAGACGATTCCTTCGGCCGTCTCGACGACGACGATTACCCCGCCTACACCATGGGTCGAGCTGCCGAGATGCTCGGCACCACCCCCAACTTCCTCCGCGCCATCGGTGAGGCCCGGCTGATCACCCCGCTCCGCTCGGAGGGTGGCCACCGCCGCTACTCCCGTTACCAGCTGCGCATCGCGGCCCGCGCCCGGGAACTCGTCGACCAAGGCACCCCCATCGAGGCTGCCTGCCGCATCGTCATCCTCGAAGACCAGCTCGAAGAGGCCCAGCGCATTAACGCCGAACACCGCCGCGCCGCCGAATCGCCCAACCCCCCGGCCACGGCGTGAGATGAGAGTGCCCGCCGGTATCGGCGGGCGCCCCACGCACGGTCCCGGTGCGCGGCGTGATCGTTCCTGTGGTGACGTGGTGTGCGGGCGTGTAGCGTCTGCGTCAGCTGTCGTGGTTCGGAGTTCCCCTTTGCCCACGCTTTTAGCGTGGGCGTTTCGCTGTGCTGTGCCGCAGGAACCAGGGCGATCACCTCCGCCTTCCACATGGTGTGGGAGGCGTTCATCGACTGGAAGGCATGACTATGGCTACGGGAACCGTGAAGTGGTTCAACGCGGAGAAGGGCTTCGGCTTCATCGCCCAGGACGGGGGCGGCCCCGATGTCTTCGCGCACTACTCCGCGATCAACTCCTCGGGCTTTCGTGAGCTCCAGGAGGGCCAGATCGTGACGTTCGACGTCACCCAGGGCCAGAAGGGCCCGCAGGCCGAGAACATCAACCCGGCCTGACCTCGCGGCCTTGTCCGAGGGATCGCGCACGCCGCATTCGGTGACTGCCACAGCCTGTGCGGGCCGTGCTTTCAACCGGACAAGGGGACCCGCTCTCGTGCCGGGCGTCGATCGGACCTGTGGTGCACAGGATCAGGGCCGCGCAGCAATGGCTGCGCGGCCCTGATCTGTTGAGCTGCATCTGGAGCCGTCTGAGTGCCGGGCTTGCCGGTGACCGCCTCCCACAGCGCGTTGACCGTCAGCGCCGACTCGTCCACGCCCTCCGTCAGCCGGGGGCCCACCAGCCCGTAGTAGCCGGTCTTGCCCCGGGACAGCATCACCTCCCCGGCAGCGACGCGCTGGGGCGGACGCCATCTCCCTCGCCACCTACTGACCCCGCGACAACGTTCTGGCTCGCGCCGCTCGTCACACGCGTTGCCGCGCTGGTCGCGACGGGCCGGGCGGCAGCGCCGAGGCATCGCGCCACTCGCGAAAGCCGTCCGTCCCTCCGGCCTGCAAGTTGGCCTGCGAACGTGTTCACGCTGACACGTGCGAAAACGACGCCGCTGATCGTCAGAGCGGCTAGGGCACGCGCCGGATGCTGTTGCAGCGGGCCTGCCGATCGGCAGCGTCGTAGATTCTGCTGAAGTCAAGGCAGCCATGCTGGGGAACTCCTCCCGGGGCGTCGTACCAAGTCTGAGGCGCCGAATGTCACCGGGCTTCGGAGCTTGGGTTGTACCTTTCGGCGTGCGCCACGTTCAGCCGTAGTTCATGCGGCCATGGGATTCGATCCCGGTACCGGGGTCGGACTGGGGGTGTTGCGGGAAGCGGCGACTCCGCACGTGCCCCACCAACTTCTCCCACCGTGAGGTGACACGGGGGTCTTTCTTCGCCTGCTGGTCACCGTGGCCATGGTGCTCGGCATCATCGGAGTGGTGACGAAGGGCCTGCTCCAACTCTTGGTCAACGGTGTGGTGGTTTTGGTGGGCGACGTCGTCCTGCTCGGCCTGCGTATGGGCCGCCGCCGCAGGCGCCTGCCCCGGTGACGCGGTCACCCGGGGAAGAGTCCATCGCCCAGGCGTGGTGGGCCCCGTCCGCGACGGTGCGGAGGCGTCGGTGAGGTCGGCGCCGGTGTCGGCGTTCCGCCGGGAGTGGCCGGTCACGAGCAGCAGAGGCGCGCACCGCCGGGTGTACCAACTCGGCGAGGCGAGATAGGCCGTCGGCCATGACGCCCGTTTGACGCTCTGAGCGCCTGACACAGTGGATGCACGACCCGCAGAATGCCTCTGACCTGGTGTTTCCCCCGGTTCGACTCGGGATGACATCCTTTCGATGACGCATCCCGTGGAGTGCGTCGCCATCCTGGAGCCGGTGAAGAAGGACGCCTGACCTGCGGTTTCCTGTCTCAGGGTCGTTTCTCGACCTGTTTCCCTGAGTACAACAGGTCGGGCGGTCCGGGGCGCTGTGACCTGCATTTCCGGAGTGAGGGCGGTAGTCGAAGGGCGTCGGGGTGACTGTCTCGCGAACGTTCTTGACGCTCAAATGACGCTGGCTTCGACGGTCGAACTTCGTCGCCGGCACGCCCTCGATGCCGGTGGTGCTCATCCTCCCAATCGTCGCCGTGCTCGCGTCGGGACGGCGGGACCGCACACCATTGCGCGGCTCCGCCCACGGTGACACCGCCGGCGGCACCGGTCACGGTGCCGCCGCTTCGGGCCGCTGAATCCTACCCGTGACTGGCGTGTGCGTCTCCGAAGGGCGTGGTGACTCCGTCGTAGGAGACGCGCAGCATCATTCCCTGCTCGGCGTGGGGCAGGTTGTGGCAGTGATTCATCCAGATCCCGGGGTTGTCGGCTTTGAATGCCACCTCCCAGACCTCTCCCGCCCGCACCTCGAACGTGTCCACCCACAGGGGACTGCCGGATGAGACCGTCCCGTCCCTGGACAGGATCAGCACGGGATGGCCGTGCAGATGCCAGGGGTGAGTCTCCAGGCTTCGGTTGACGACCCTGAACCGGACGACATCGCCTTCGGCGACCATCAGGTCCGGGATCGATGGGTGCCCCAGCCCGTTGACCGCCTGCGCGTAGGCCGGCCGACCGTCGACCATGGCGGCCGCGCGGTCCAGGACGAGGGTGAAGTCCCGGTCGGCGGTGTCCGGATCGAACGGGGCGCGAGCAGGTGTTCCGTACCGCAGGAGGTCGAGCTCCGGCCAGTCGGAGGTGTCCTCGATCCGCGGCTCGCGTTCGGCGTCGTCGTCCGGGCGCAGCAACACCCCGGTGTCGCGGTCGTTGTCGAGCACCAGCGCGACGGCCGTGTCCGGCATGACGAACATCAGGTCGTAGCGCCCGCCGGCGGGCAGCCGCAGGCTCACGTCACGGACCTGCTCGGGATGGTTGAGGTCGCGGCCGTCGACGGCCGCGACCCGGAACCGGGTCCCGGCCAGCGCGAGCCGGTGCGGATCCGAATCGGTGTTGATCAGTCGCAGCCGTACCTCCGTACCGGGTGCCGCGGTGGGTGCGGTGCGCCCGTCCTGATCCCCCACGACCACGGTGCCGGCGAACGTGTGCACGGGCAGCGTGAGATCGAGCTGCTGACGGCCGCCAGAGCCTACACCCGCCGGCTGTCCGTCTCGTGGTGTGACGACGAGCGTCCCGTACAGTCCCTTGCGCACGCCGGGATCCGATGCCTCGTGGGTGTGGTACCAGTAGGTGCCCACCTGGTCGGCGCGGAATCGGTAGACGAACTCCTCACCCGGTGTCACCGGACGCTGTGTCAGGCCCGGCACACCGTCCTCGCCGCACGGCACGTCGTAGCCGTGCCAATGCAGGGTGACCCCGTCCTCGATGTCGCTGTTGCGCAGCGTCACCTCGATCAGATCGCCCTCGGTGGCGGTGATCGCCGGGCCCGGTACCTGGCCGTTGTACGTCCACGCGTCGATCTCACGTCCGGACGCCAGTCGCGCGGTGGCGTTCTTCGCGGTGAGCACGTACCGGCGCCTGACACCGCCGGCAGACGGACTCGCGAAGCCACGCAGATCTGCCACCGACATTGCGTGATGGGAGCTGGACGAATGAGCCGGGCCGCCTCCGGTGACGGCGGAGCCGATGGGTCGCAACAGCAGGGCGACGCCGGTGCCCCCCGCGCCCACGACACCCGCTCCGACGGCGGCGTTGACGAATCGCCGCCGGGTGAAGGCGGCATGACGATCCGTCCCCACGCGCGACCCCTCGTCCTGTGTCTCTCGTGCCACGACACGTGCGGTGAGCGCGGAGCCGGCTGACACCAGCGAGACCGTGATCAACGCAGTCGACCAGGTGAGGGGGTACCCAGCGAGGAAGGTCACCAGGAGGCCGGCCAGGGCCGCGTAGGCGGCGGTGAACAGCGAGACGACGCAGCTTGCCGGCAGGTCCTCGCCGGCCGCCGTTCTCGCCACCCACAGCCGAGGCCCGGCGATGAGCACCGCGGCCACCCCGGCAACGCCGAGCAGCGGTAGCCCCAGCAGCACCTTTTCCGCTACGAACCACCAGCCACGGCCGGCCAGGACCGACACGGTGGCGACCCGGGCGAGCGTGACCAGGACAGCTGCGACGAGCAGCCCGAATCCGAGCTGGTGGCGCCGGAGGACCGCCGCGATGCCGGCCCCGAACCACGACACGACGCCCAGCAGGGCAACGGCATGGTCCAGGAGAATCAACTGGGCCGTAGTCACTGAGCGGATCCCGGGGCGTGCCCGGCAGCTCGAGCGCCGTCATCGGCGGCCGGCGCGGCGGATCCCGAGGGGTTCGGCAGCTCTCGCGCCTCGCGGTGGATCCTGACGGCCACAGCCATCATGATCAGCGCGTTGACCCCGTGCAGGCCGAAGACGAGTCGACCCGCGGTCGTGGAGTCGTCTGTGTCACCGCATGCCTTGGCGATGGTCGCGATCAACGGCTGAGCGATCCCCAGCCCGGCGAGCAGACCGGTCATGCCGACGAGCCGGCCGGGCATGCGGGCCAGCGCGGCGGTCAGCGTCGTCACGATCGCAAGGAGGACGATCATGTAGCCCAGCGCCCGGTGCGGCCGGAATGCCTCGTCGATGGGCGCGTTGTCGAACGCTCCGCTGCCGGCCAGGAAGAACTGCACCGCGATCGCGAGCACGAGCACTGCCGCCAGTCCGGCGATGGTTTTACGCATCGAAGAGCGCCCCTCGGGTTGGTGTGGTCACGAACGTGCTTGTTTCCGTCGGCCGGTTCACGAAGAAATCGTCGCGTCGACGATCCGGAACGTCCTCCGATGGCGGATGGCTGTGCGTACGCAGATCTGCGTACGGAGTTGGCCTCTGATCGCGCTCTTCGCCGTAGAGGATCACGGGCGGACGAGCATTCGGCGTCACGCGCCCCGGCAGTATGCTCCTGGGCATGCAACGCAGAGCCAGATCGTTGGCAAGCACGCGATCCCTGGCGCCGACCGGAAGGGCGCGGCTATGAACGCGGCAGGCACAGGCACATCCTCGCTCGGCAACGCTCCGATCAAGGTTCTGCTTGCCGATGACGAGCGGCTCGTGCGATCCGGGTTCAAGGTTCTGATCGACGTCGAGGACGACATCGAGGTGGTAGGGGAGGCCACCGACGGTGCCGAGGCCGTCGAGCGGGTCCGTACGACCCGCCCCGACGTTGTGCTCATGGACATCCGCATGCCGAAGCTCGACGGGATCCAGGCAACCCGTCAGATCGTCAAGACGCATGGGCTTGGGCATGTCCGGGTCCTGATCCTCACCACCTACGAGACCGATGCGTACGTCTTCGAAGCACTGCAGGCCGGCGCAAGCGGTTTCATGCTCAAGGACGCGGGACCGGCCGAACTCCTCCATGCCATCCGGGTCGTCGCCGCCGGAGACGCGTTGCTCGCCCCGCGGATCACCCGACGCCTGATCGCCCAGTTCACCGCGCAACGGGTCGCCACGCAGGCCGGCGAGGACCGGCTGGCGGTCCTGACCCAGCGCGAACGTGAAGTGCTGGCTCTGGTGGGACAGGGCCTGAGCAACGACGAGATCGGCACTGAGCTGTGCATGAGCCCGGCCACCGCGCGTACCCATGTCAGCCACGCGATGGTGAAACTGGGTGCGCGGGACCGCGCACAACTGGTCGTCATCGCCTATCGGACAGGGCTCGTCAGCCCTTAGCCGTGATCCCGCACCGTCGCGGCGGCAGTCCCGTCAGGCGGCCGGCGGCATCGCGCACCCCGGTCGTCCAGCAGCATCACAGAAAACGCCCGTCTCACGCCTCGATGGGCTCGACGGCATGCCGTGCGCTGGTCGCCGCGTAGAAGCGCATGAAGACCCATGGCATCTTCATGCCGCCGACAGCGATGCAGAAGAGCTTCGACAGGTGAACCCACGGATCCTGACCCGACAGCGGGTGGAATCCTCGCCGAACAGGGGGCCGGGGCCCAGGAGATCGAACCCGCACTGGTCCGGCTGCGCATTGGCCTGGGCGTCGTCGAGCAGCCCGAAGATGTTCATCTTGTACCAAGCGCAGGTGGGTCGGCCTGGATCCACCTTCACGGTGGATCCAGGCCGAAGGAGGGTCAGACCTCGACCCTTCCCTCGACCTCGGCCGGGGGTGCCGAGACCGTCTTCGGTGCCCGGCGTCCGGGCATCCACCAGTTGGCCTTGCCGAACAGTTCCATCACCGCGGGCATCAGGACCATCCGCACGACGGTGGCGTCGATGAGCACGGCGATGGCCATGCCCACAGCCCCCTGCTTGACCCCAATGTCGGGCCCGAGTACGGAGGTCATGAAGACGGCGATCATGATGGCGGCCGCGGCCGTGATGACCCTGGCGGTCCGTGCCAGACCGTGGGTGACAGACGCCCGGGTGTCGCCGGTTCGCTCGTACTCCTCACGGATCCGTGCGATCAGGAATACCTGGTAGTCCATCGACAGGCCGAAGAGGACCGGGAACATCGTCATCGGCACCCAGCTCGTGACCGGCATCGGGGTGGGGAAACCGAAGGCCGTGCCGAGCCATCCCCACTGCACGATCGCGACCACCACACCAAAGGCGGCACCGATCGAGAGCGCGTTCATCACCGCGGCCTGCAGGGCGATCGTGGCCGACCGGACCAACGCGAGCATCAGCACCATGGACAGCGCGATGACGACCCCGATCATCAGCGGCAGACGTTCGGCGGATTCCTCGGAGACATCGATGGTGCTGGCGTTCGGTCCGCCGATGAGGACCGATTCACCACCGGGCCTCTCGGGCAGCACATCGTCGCGGAGCCTGTGCACCAGGTCCGCGGTCGCTTCGTCCTGGAATCCGGTCGTGGGGAAGGCCGTGAAGGTGGCGGCCTTCCCGTCCTCGCTGACCTGGGGCGGCGTGGCCCGGGCGATGCCCTCGGTCTTGCTGACCGCTGCGACAACAGGACTCAGATCGGCGTCCGCGGAGTGGACCTCAGTGGCAAAGATCAGGGGTGCTCCGAAGCCCGGACCGAAGCCCTCGGAGAGGATCTTGTAGGAGACGTAGCTGCTCCGGTCACGGGGCTGGACACTGGCATCGGGCTGGCTCAGCCGCATGTCCAGCATGGGGGCGGCCAGCACCAGCAGGAACCCGCCGGCGAGGATCGCAGAGATCAACGGCCTGCGCTGCACCACGCCGGCCCAACGCTCGGCGGGGGTACGACGCTGGGACTGGGCATCGACCGGCTGGTTCCGGCGCGACGCACGACGAGGCAGGCGCAGCGAGTTGATCTTGTAGCCGATGAACCCCAGGAACGCCGGCAGCAGGGTCACCGCGGCGATCATCGTCACCAGCACCGCGATGGACGTGGCGATGGCCACCCCGGTCATCAGCCGCTGTCCCATGACGATCAGACCCAGCAACGCGATCACGACGGTCAGGCCGGCGAACAGTACCGCGCGACCGGCGGTGGTGATGGCCGTGACGGTTGCGGTCTCGGGGTCATCGCCGTCTCGCAGGCCGTCCTTGTAGCGGGTCACGATGAACAGGGCGTAGTCGATGCCCACACCGAGCCCGATCATCGCGCCGAAGATCACAGTGAAGTCCGGCGCGGGGACCACGTGCCCCACCAGCTTGATCAACGCGAGGCCGGCCGTGAGTGCCAGCACGGCGGTCACGATCGGCAGGCCCATCGCCACCAGCGACCCGAAGGCGATGAACAAGATCACCGCCGCCGCCAGGATGCCCACACTTTCGGCAGGACCCTGTGGCGGGGTCTCGGCCTTTTCTGCCATGTACCCGCCGAGTCCGAGGGTGACGCTGTCGTCGGAGGCGTCCTTGACCACGTCCACCAAGGGCTTGACCTCGCTCTTCTCCACCTCCTTGTCGGTCAGCGGGATGGTCATACGGGCGATACGGCGATCCCTCGTCACCAGGCTCTCGTCCTGATACGGCGAGACCACCGGTCCGGTGACGGACGAGTCGGAGATGTCGGCGATGACCTTCTCGATCTTCTGCCGGGCGGCAGGATCGTCAATTCCCTTGTCAGCCTTGATCGCGAGGGTCAGCGTGTCCCCTGACCGTTCGGGAAAGTGCTTCTCAATCAGCTCCTGCGCCCTGGCCGACCCGGAGTCACCGCCGGAGAAGTCGTCGTCGGAGGCGGCGCCGAAGTTGAAGCCGACGAACGCCACGACGATCACACCGACGAGCCAGGTCAGGAGGACCAGGCGGCGGCGGCGGAAACAGAAGCGACCCAGTCCCGCCAGAGTTCCATCCGTACGTGGAGACTCGGTTGTCATCATCTGCTCCTCAGTGGTCGAGCCTTGCGGCATGGCTCGTTTCTCGATATGGGGGAGGTTGATCGGTCACAACGGCGATCGTCCCGTCCGCAAGGCGGCCCCGCCTCTGACGACGGATGGTGATGTCTACGCAATCGGGCGTAACCCGCGGTGCCCCGCTGCGCCTGGCGACGTAGCAAGTCGCGCGTGTGAGCGGAGCGTTGTCCGTGGACCCGAACAGTAGGATCACGGTATGAAACTCCGCCCCGGGTGGTTTTTTCAGCGGGTGCTGACCCAAGACGTGCTGCTCGCGCTCTTCGTCACCGTGATGCAGGTGCAAGGAACGGTCGCCCTCGCCGCCGCCAGGGCGACAGAACAGCGTTCGCTCGCCGACTTCGGATACCTCGGATACGCGCTGCTGGTGGTGGGTGGCCTGGTCGTGGCCGTCCGCCGCGTGTGGCCCGTTCTGGTGTTCGTCACCGCCGCAGCCGCCAGCTTGGTGTATTACGCCCTCGAGTTCCCGGACGGCTACGGCTGGCTCGGACTCATGATCGCCCTGTACACCGTCGCCGCCTACGGTGACGGGCGCCGGTCATTGGCGATCGCCGGCGTGGGCACCACGGTCCTGGCCACCGGGTGGCTGTTCGCATCCGCCGACGTGGAGCCGCGCGAGGCCATCGGCTGGGTGTTCTTCCGCATCGGTGTGACGGTCATGAGCACG comes from the Streptomyces sp. NBC_00820 genome and includes:
- a CDS encoding response regulator transcription factor, yielding MNAAGTGTSSLGNAPIKVLLADDERLVRSGFKVLIDVEDDIEVVGEATDGAEAVERVRTTRPDVVLMDIRMPKLDGIQATRQIVKTHGLGHVRVLILTTYETDAYVFEALQAGASGFMLKDAGPAELLHAIRVVAAGDALLAPRITRRLIAQFTAQRVATQAGEDRLAVLTQREREVLALVGQGLSNDEIGTELCMSPATARTHVSHAMVKLGARDRAQLVVIAYRTGLVSP
- a CDS encoding multicopper oxidase family protein; this encodes MTTAQLILLDHAVALLGVVSWFGAGIAAVLRRHQLGFGLLVAAVLVTLARVATVSVLAGRGWWFVAEKVLLGLPLLGVAGVAAVLIAGPRLWVARTAAGEDLPASCVVSLFTAAYAALAGLLVTFLAGYPLTWSTALITVSLVSAGSALTARVVARETQDEGSRVGTDRHAAFTRRRFVNAAVGAGVVGAGGTGVALLLRPIGSAVTGGGPAHSSSSHHAMSVADLRGFASPSAGGVRRRYVLTAKNATARLASGREIDAWTYNGQVPGPAITATEGDLIEVTLRNSDIEDGVTLHWHGYDVPCGEDGVPGLTQRPVTPGEEFVYRFRADQVGTYWYHTHEASDPGVRKGLYGTLVVTPRDGQPAGVGSGGRQQLDLTLPVHTFAGTVVVGDQDGRTAPTAAPGTEVRLRLINTDSDPHRLALAGTRFRVAAVDGRDLNHPEQVRDVSLRLPAGGRYDLMFVMPDTAVALVLDNDRDTGVLLRPDDDAEREPRIEDTSDWPELDLLRYGTPARAPFDPDTADRDFTLVLDRAAAMVDGRPAYAQAVNGLGHPSIPDLMVAEGDVVRFRVVNRSLETHPWHLHGHPVLILSRDGTVSSGSPLWVDTFEVRAGEVWEVAFKADNPGIWMNHCHNLPHAEQGMMLRVSYDGVTTPFGDAHASHG
- a CDS encoding cold-shock protein, giving the protein MATGTVKWFNAEKGFGFIAQDGGGPDVFAHYSAINSSGFRELQEGQIVTFDVTQGQKGPQAENINPA
- a CDS encoding helix-turn-helix domain-containing protein; translation: MTADDSFGRLDDDDYPAYTMGRAAEMLGTTPNFLRAIGEARLITPLRSEGGHRRYSRYQLRIAARARELVDQGTPIEAACRIVILEDQLEEAQRINAEHRRAAESPNPPATA
- a CDS encoding MMPL family transporter, with product MTTESPRTDGTLAGLGRFCFRRRRLVLLTWLVGVIVVAFVGFNFGAASDDDFSGGDSGSARAQELIEKHFPERSGDTLTLAIKADKGIDDPAARQKIEKVIADISDSSVTGPVVSPYQDESLVTRDRRIARMTIPLTDKEVEKSEVKPLVDVVKDASDDSVTLGLGGYMAEKAETPPQGPAESVGILAAAVILFIAFGSLVAMGLPIVTAVLALTAGLALIKLVGHVVPAPDFTVIFGAMIGLGVGIDYALFIVTRYKDGLRDGDDPETATVTAITTAGRAVLFAGLTVVIALLGLIVMGQRLMTGVAIATSIAVLVTMIAAVTLLPAFLGFIGYKINSLRLPRRASRRNQPVDAQSQRRTPAERWAGVVQRRPLISAILAGGFLLVLAAPMLDMRLSQPDASVQPRDRSSYVSYKILSEGFGPGFGAPLIFATEVHSADADLSPVVAAVSKTEGIARATPPQVSEDGKAATFTAFPTTGFQDEATADLVHRLRDDVLPERPGGESVLIGGPNASTIDVSEESAERLPLMIGVVIALSMVLMLALVRSATIALQAAVMNALSIGAAFGVVVAIVQWGWLGTAFGFPTPMPVTSWVPMTMFPVLFGLSMDYQVFLIARIREEYERTGDTRASVTHGLARTARVITAAAAIMIAVFMTSVLGPDIGVKQGAVGMAIAVLIDATVVRMVLMPAVMELFGKANWWMPGRRAPKTVSAPPAEVEGRVEV
- a CDS encoding DUF6220 domain-containing protein; the protein is MRKTIAGLAAVLVLAIAVQFFLAGSGAFDNAPIDEAFRPHRALGYMIVLLAIVTTLTAALARMPGRLVGMTGLLAGLGIAQPLIATIAKACGDTDDSTTAGRLVFGLHGVNALIMMAVAVRIHREARELPNPSGSAAPAADDGARAAGHAPGSAQ